Proteins from one Coturnix japonica isolate 7356 chromosome 5, Coturnix japonica 2.1, whole genome shotgun sequence genomic window:
- the ARF6 gene encoding ADP-ribosylation factor 6: protein MGKVLSKIFGNKEMRILMLGLDAAGKTTILYKLKLGQSVTTIPTVGFNVETVTYKNVKFNVWDVGGQDKIRPLWRHYYTGTQGLIFVVDCADRDRIDEARQELHRIINDREMRDAIILIFANKQDLPDAMKPHEIQEKLGLTRIRDRNWYVQPSCATTGDGLYEGLTWLTSNYKS, encoded by the coding sequence ATGGGCAAGGTGCTATCCAAGATCTTCGGCAACAAGGAGATGCGGATCCTGATGCTGGGGCTGGACGCGGCCGGCAAAACCACCATCCTGTACAAACTGAAGCTGGGCCAGTCCGTCACCACCATCCCCACCGTGGGCTTCAACGTGGAGACGGTCACTTACAAAAACGTCAAGTTCAACgtgtgggatgtgggggggCAGGACAAGATCCGGCCCCTCTGGAGGCACTACTACACGGGCACGCAGGGCTTGATCTTCGTGGTGGACTGCGCCGATCGCGACCGCATTGACGAGGCCCGCCAGGAGCTGCACCGCATCATCAACGACAGGGAGATGCGGGACGCCATCATCCTCATCTTCGCCaacaagcaggacctgcccGATGCCATGAAACCACACGAAATCCAGGAGAAACTGGGCCTGACCCGGATCAGGGATAGGAATTGGTACGTGCAGCCCTCGTGTGCTACTACAGGGGACGGACTCTACGAAGGGCTGACATGGTTAACGTCCAATTATAAATCCTAA